In Candidatus Kryptobacter tengchongensis, a genomic segment contains:
- a CDS encoding two component, sigma54 specific, transcriptional regulator, Fis family, which translates to MMKKFSILIVDDEFIVRDSLSKWFTQDGYKVGVAENAAQALKLMNEGPWDIVFIDIKMPGMNGLELQKRIKEIDPNAIIIIITAFASVDTAVQALKEGAYDYVTKPIDPDYLSHLVKNALKQKKLTDENIKLREHVSELLMEEELIGESPQIKKVIELAKTVAPTNTTVMIRGESGTGKELVARLIHAHSPRRFFPFISVNCGAVPDTLLESELFGHEKGAFTDALYRRKGKFELADGGTIFLDEVGTISLKMQVQLLRVLETKQFTRIGGNEVITSDFRVICATNSDLEQAVKEGRFREDLYYRLNVFTIFIPPLRERRTDIPLIANYYLKKYATMMHKPITEISPEAMDILIRYDWPGNVRELKNAIERAMVLAKPPAIKPQDLPIQLTEEEQPEDETLEAVEKAHILKILSKTNWNITQSAKILGIDRVTLYNKIEKYNLKRNRVT; encoded by the coding sequence ATGATGAAAAAATTTAGCATTTTAATTGTTGATGATGAATTCATCGTCAGAGATTCACTATCAAAATGGTTTACCCAAGATGGATATAAAGTTGGAGTTGCTGAAAACGCAGCACAAGCACTTAAACTTATGAATGAGGGACCCTGGGATATAGTTTTCATTGACATCAAAATGCCTGGGATGAATGGGCTTGAACTTCAAAAAAGAATAAAGGAAATTGACCCGAACGCCATAATTATAATAATCACCGCCTTCGCATCGGTTGACACAGCAGTTCAAGCCCTTAAAGAGGGAGCTTACGATTATGTTACAAAGCCAATTGATCCAGACTATCTATCGCACCTCGTTAAAAACGCCCTTAAACAGAAAAAGTTAACAGATGAAAACATTAAACTGCGTGAACATGTATCCGAACTCCTGATGGAAGAGGAACTTATCGGCGAAAGCCCGCAGATTAAAAAAGTAATTGAACTTGCAAAAACAGTCGCCCCAACAAATACAACTGTAATGATAAGGGGTGAAAGTGGAACTGGGAAAGAACTTGTTGCAAGATTAATCCATGCACATAGCCCGAGAAGATTTTTCCCGTTTATTTCGGTAAATTGCGGAGCAGTCCCAGATACACTCCTTGAATCGGAACTCTTTGGACACGAAAAAGGAGCTTTCACAGATGCCCTCTACAGAAGAAAAGGTAAATTTGAACTCGCTGACGGAGGAACAATTTTCCTTGACGAGGTTGGAACCATAAGCCTAAAAATGCAAGTTCAACTTCTTCGTGTCCTTGAAACAAAACAATTCACAAGAATTGGCGGGAATGAGGTAATAACAAGTGACTTCAGAGTTATATGCGCAACGAATTCAGACCTCGAACAAGCAGTTAAAGAAGGGCGATTCAGAGAAGACCTTTACTACCGTCTTAATGTTTTCACAATCTTCATTCCACCATTAAGAGAAAGAAGAACCGACATCCCTCTTATAGCAAATTACTATCTTAAAAAATATGCAACGATGATGCACAAACCCATAACCGAAATTTCACCCGAAGCAATGGATATCCTAATAAGATACGACTGGCCAGGAAATGTCCGAGAACTAAAAAATGCCATTGAAAGAGCAATGGTTCTTGCAAAACCCCCGGCAATCAAACCGCAGGATTTACCAATTCAATTAACTGAAGAAGAACAACCAGAAGATGAAACACTTGAAGCAGTTGAAAAAGCGCATATACTTAAAATTTTGAGCAAAACAAACTGGAACATAACTCAATCTGCGAAAATACTTGGCATAGACAGAGTTACACTTTACAATAAAATTGAAAAATATAACCTGAAGAGAAACAGGGTTACCTGA
- a CDS encoding 3-oxoacyl-[acyl-carrier-protein] synthase-3: MGQRRATITAVGHYVPEKVLSNFDLEKMVDTSDEWIRTRTGIRERRILEKGATSDLAVEAIKRLFENSGVSPEEIEVLIVATVTPDMFFPSTAAVIQEKLGLKRAWGFDLSAACSGFIYALITGAQFIESGNYKKVLVVGADKMSAIVDYTDRNTCVLFGDGAGAVLLEPSDNPEYGIIDHIFYMDGTGGKYLYMPGGGSLNPPSHETVDKKMHYIYQDGRAVFKVAVVGMADVSAEIVERNGLTGKDIDWLVPHQANLRIITATAERMGLDLSKVMINIDRYGNTTAATIPLCLSEYWECGKLKPGDRIVMSAFGAGYTWGAVLMRWSLPNPPKPRPDVARYCEEMDSRRFEIPEELKIKNEVGK; this comes from the coding sequence TTGGGGCAACGTAGAGCAACTATAACTGCGGTTGGGCATTATGTTCCCGAAAAAGTTCTTTCAAATTTTGATCTTGAAAAAATGGTTGACACAAGTGATGAATGGATAAGGACAAGAACGGGGATTCGTGAGAGGAGAATTCTTGAAAAGGGGGCAACATCTGATCTTGCAGTTGAGGCAATTAAGAGATTATTTGAAAATAGTGGTGTCTCACCAGAAGAGATTGAGGTTTTGATAGTTGCAACTGTTACACCAGATATGTTTTTCCCATCAACTGCTGCCGTTATTCAGGAAAAACTTGGTTTGAAAAGAGCTTGGGGTTTTGATCTTTCAGCAGCATGTTCAGGATTTATCTATGCTTTAATAACGGGGGCGCAATTTATAGAATCTGGAAATTATAAGAAAGTTCTTGTTGTCGGTGCTGATAAAATGAGCGCAATTGTTGATTATACGGACAGAAACACATGTGTTTTATTCGGAGATGGTGCTGGAGCGGTTTTGCTTGAACCAAGCGATAATCCTGAATATGGAATTATTGACCACATTTTTTATATGGATGGCACAGGTGGAAAATATCTTTATATGCCTGGTGGAGGAAGTTTAAATCCACCAAGTCATGAAACAGTTGATAAAAAGATGCATTACATCTATCAAGATGGGAGGGCTGTTTTTAAGGTTGCGGTTGTTGGAATGGCTGATGTTTCAGCTGAGATAGTTGAGAGAAATGGTTTAACTGGTAAAGATATTGATTGGCTTGTTCCGCACCAGGCAAATCTTAGAATAATTACTGCAACTGCTGAAAGGATGGGGCTTGATCTTTCAAAAGTTATGATAAACATTGATAGATATGGAAATACAACTGCTGCAACAATTCCACTTTGCCTGTCTGAGTACTGGGAATGTGGGAAGTTGAAACCTGGGGATAGAATAGTTATGTCGGCATTTGGAGCAGGTTATACATGGGGGGCGGTCTTGATGAGATGGTCTCTTCCAAACCCGCCAAAACCAAGACCAGATGTAGCAAGATATTGTGAAGAAATGGATTCAAGAAGATTTGAAATACCCGAGGAATTGAAAATAAAAAACGAAGTTGGTAAATGA
- a CDS encoding phosphate:acyl-[acyl carrier protein] acyltransferase: MAEASNSKKIKIAVDAMGGDYAPTTVIEGALTALRESNNRFEIVFVGDERKIKEELKKHDTAGLNFSIVDAPQVIGMDDIPTVALRKKKNSSIVVGMKLHSDGEVDAFASAGNTGAVLTAATFILGKIEGISRPTIGSVFPTEAGSKSIMLDVGANVDCKPHHLFEFAIMGSIYSNVILEQKNPKVALLNIGEESTKGGDIVLQAYKMLSESKLNFIGNVEGRDILLGKADVIVCDGFVGNIVLKFAESVLGVLKRKLRNYAVKNIFRKLTFGFLARGLRKALKEFDYQEYGGVPFLGVNGVAIIGHGSSSAIAIKNMIYRAEETVQRRVNEKIKEALKHYKLKTEV; this comes from the coding sequence ATGGCAGAAGCGTCAAATTCAAAGAAGATTAAAATAGCTGTTGATGCGATGGGTGGAGATTATGCACCCACAACTGTGATTGAGGGCGCACTGACTGCGTTGAGAGAGTCAAATAATAGATTTGAAATTGTTTTCGTTGGGGATGAGAGAAAAATTAAAGAAGAATTAAAAAAACACGATACCGCTGGACTTAACTTTTCAATCGTTGATGCTCCACAAGTGATAGGGATGGATGATATTCCAACGGTAGCATTAAGAAAGAAAAAGAATTCATCTATTGTCGTCGGAATGAAATTACATAGTGATGGTGAGGTTGACGCATTTGCAAGCGCTGGAAATACAGGGGCTGTGCTTACAGCTGCGACTTTTATACTTGGGAAAATTGAAGGGATTTCAAGACCAACTATTGGGAGTGTGTTCCCAACTGAAGCTGGAAGCAAGAGCATAATGCTTGATGTTGGTGCAAATGTTGATTGTAAACCGCATCATTTGTTTGAGTTTGCAATTATGGGTAGTATTTATTCAAATGTGATACTTGAGCAGAAAAATCCAAAGGTTGCACTTTTAAACATTGGTGAAGAAAGCACAAAAGGTGGGGATATAGTTTTGCAGGCATATAAAATGCTTTCAGAGAGCAAACTTAACTTCATTGGAAATGTTGAAGGTCGTGATATACTTCTTGGGAAAGCTGATGTGATTGTTTGTGATGGATTTGTTGGAAATATAGTTTTGAAATTTGCTGAAAGCGTCCTTGGCGTTTTAAAGAGGAAATTAAGAAACTATGCTGTTAAAAATATCTTCAGGAAGTTAACATTTGGGTTTCTTGCTCGTGGTTTAAGAAAGGCGTTGAAGGAGTTTGATTATCAAGAATATGGGGGTGTGCCTTTTCTTGGTGTAAATGGTGTTGCTATAATTGGGCACGGGAGCTCAAGCGCTATTGCTATAAAAAATATGATTTACAGAGCAGAAGAAACAGTGCAGAGAAGAGTTAATGAAAAAATAAAAGAAGCATTAAAACATTACAAACTTAAAACGGAGGTATAA
- a CDS encoding Por secretion system C-terminal sorting domain-containing protein: MGEKLTRKQFLELTAKSAVGGAIGFSIINLANNVRAQSQITWPLPYEILDTEHVRKLGHQFYWTGKGCCYGAFKAIVYAMHEKVGEPFTTLLPLCEMMIFGHGGVVGWGTTCGALLGAAAAVNLFCDKATTDKIVHEIMGWYTQALFPSDISNQYAQNGQFYDNRLNQALPQSSCGSALCHVSVTKWCVASGYKAGSTERKERCGRLTGDVAAKTVELLNAWKNSQFQQTYQLPGVVTGCLACHGSAYKDNVKSIMTCDQCHKPNWAHPQTKVEQLSEVAFTFRLAQNYPNPFNPSTSIEFSVPKSCDVRLEIYDISGRIIRRLIDGERYEPGVYKVVWDGTDDHGNRVASGVYLYRMIAGNYVATKKMVLAK, translated from the coding sequence ATGGGAGAAAAATTAACGCGTAAACAATTTCTTGAACTTACCGCAAAAAGCGCTGTTGGGGGCGCTATAGGTTTTTCAATTATTAATCTTGCTAATAATGTAAGAGCGCAATCTCAAATTACATGGCCACTTCCTTATGAAATTCTTGATACCGAACATGTAAGAAAGTTAGGGCACCAATTCTATTGGACTGGTAAAGGATGCTGTTATGGCGCATTTAAGGCAATAGTTTACGCAATGCATGAAAAAGTAGGGGAACCGTTTACGACTTTATTGCCATTGTGTGAAATGATGATTTTTGGGCATGGCGGGGTTGTTGGATGGGGAACAACTTGTGGAGCGTTGCTTGGAGCTGCTGCAGCTGTCAATTTGTTTTGTGATAAGGCAACAACTGATAAAATCGTTCATGAAATTATGGGCTGGTATACACAAGCGTTGTTCCCAAGTGATATTAGCAATCAATATGCCCAAAATGGACAATTCTACGATAACAGGTTAAACCAGGCTCTGCCTCAATCTAGCTGTGGCTCGGCTCTATGCCATGTGTCAGTTACAAAGTGGTGTGTAGCTTCTGGCTACAAAGCTGGTTCAACTGAAAGAAAAGAAAGGTGTGGAAGGTTAACAGGTGATGTTGCAGCTAAAACAGTTGAATTATTAAATGCTTGGAAAAATAGTCAATTCCAGCAAACATATCAACTCCCTGGAGTTGTAACAGGTTGCCTTGCTTGCCATGGCTCTGCTTATAAGGACAATGTTAAATCAATTATGACTTGTGATCAATGCCATAAGCCGAACTGGGCTCATCCGCAGACAAAGGTTGAACAACTTTCAGAGGTTGCGTTTACATTTCGCCTTGCTCAAAATTATCCGAATCCGTTTAATCCTTCAACAAGCATTGAGTTTTCGGTTCCAAAGTCTTGCGATGTAAGGTTAGAAATTTATGATATCTCCGGGAGAATTATAAGAAGGTTGATTGATGGTGAAAGGTATGAGCCGGGTGTATACAAAGTTGTATGGGATGGGACGGACGACCATGGGAACCGTGTGGCAAGCGGAGTTTATCTATACAGGATGATTGCTGGAAATTATGTGGCAACTAAGAAGATGGTTTTAGCGAAGTGA
- a CDS encoding [Acyl-carrier-protein] S-malonyltransferase, translated as MKIAFVFPGQASQYVGMGKDLYENNPIAKEIFDKAEEILGFEIKRLCFEGPEEDLKQTKITQPAIFVHSYVISRLLDGKLKADMSAGHSLGEYSALVYAGVLSFEDALKIVKLRGELMQKAGEENPGTMAAIIGLDYERVKELCEEVKDGIVQPANFNTPEQIVISGEVDAVRKVMELAQKVGAKMVKELVVSGAFHSPLMESAKEELKKALDEVKFNKPSIPVYFNVTAKPSYDPGEIKNLLYLQITSPVLWSQIIKNMISDGATRFYEIGPGKVLQGLIKRIDSNVEVSGFDKFDDIKKLEG; from the coding sequence ATGAAAATTGCTTTTGTGTTCCCAGGTCAGGCTTCTCAATATGTTGGAATGGGGAAAGATCTTTATGAGAATAATCCCATTGCGAAGGAAATTTTTGATAAAGCTGAGGAAATTCTTGGGTTTGAGATAAAACGACTTTGTTTTGAAGGACCTGAAGAAGATTTAAAACAAACAAAAATAACGCAACCTGCGATTTTTGTTCATAGCTATGTTATTTCAAGACTTCTTGATGGAAAGCTTAAAGCTGATATGAGCGCTGGTCATTCGCTTGGGGAATATTCCGCCCTTGTTTATGCTGGTGTGTTAAGTTTTGAAGATGCTTTAAAAATTGTAAAACTCCGGGGCGAATTGATGCAAAAAGCGGGTGAGGAAAATCCCGGAACCATGGCTGCTATAATCGGTCTTGATTATGAAAGAGTAAAGGAATTATGCGAAGAAGTTAAAGATGGAATTGTTCAACCGGCAAATTTCAATACTCCGGAACAAATCGTTATATCGGGCGAGGTTGATGCGGTGAGAAAGGTTATGGAGCTTGCTCAGAAAGTTGGGGCGAAGATGGTTAAAGAACTTGTTGTCAGCGGAGCATTCCATTCCCCGCTTATGGAAAGCGCTAAAGAAGAACTTAAAAAAGCACTTGACGAGGTGAAATTTAACAAACCATCTATTCCCGTTTATTTCAATGTCACCGCAAAACCATCTTATGATCCTGGGGAAATAAAAAATTTGCTTTACCTTCAAATAACAAGCCCTGTGTTATGGTCACAGATTATAAAAAACATGATTTCGGATGGGGCAACGAGATTTTACGAAATCGGTCCTGGGAAAGTTTTGCAGGGTTTAATCAAAAGAATAGATTCAAATGTTGAGGTATCCGGTTTTGATAAGTTTGATGATATCAAAAAATTGGAAGGTTAG
- a CDS encoding LSU ribosomal protein L32P: protein MPNPKRRHSRSRRDKRRANYKPTAPTLSECPQCHEPKLPHRACPKCGYYHGRTVIVPKE from the coding sequence ATGCCTAATCCGAAGCGAAGACATTCAAGGTCACGCAGGGACAAAAGGAGAGCAAACTACAAACCAACTGCGCCAACTTTGAGTGAATGTCCGCAGTGCCACGAACCAAAACTTCCACATCGTGCCTGTCCAAAGTGCGGATACTACCACGGAAGAACTGTTATAGTCCCGAAAGAATGA
- a CDS encoding glycine cleavage system H protein translates to MVALFVIATILVCLTIDYFVQRAQKKREAYQPQVMLSPESFILPRGYFFSKAHTWLEILFSGKVYVGVDDFISKVTGKIDAVEVLPVGEKITKGEPLFKIRQGERTLTFLSPVSGKIAKINPIIFESPQTILKDPYLNGWIIMIEPEDIASEVKNLLIGSEASKWLKNEIRRFREFISKEAPKFSPALELTLADGGLVIKGVLQNVDAKTWEKFEKEFIQQS, encoded by the coding sequence ATGGTAGCACTTTTTGTAATAGCAACAATTTTAGTTTGCTTAACAATTGATTATTTTGTTCAAAGAGCACAGAAAAAGCGTGAAGCTTATCAACCGCAGGTTATGTTAAGTCCTGAAAGTTTTATTTTACCCAGAGGTTATTTCTTTAGCAAAGCGCACACTTGGCTTGAGATTCTATTTTCTGGAAAGGTTTATGTTGGGGTTGACGATTTCATTTCAAAGGTAACTGGAAAAATTGATGCGGTTGAAGTTTTGCCAGTTGGAGAGAAAATCACAAAGGGTGAACCTTTATTCAAAATTAGACAAGGGGAACGAACCCTAACATTTCTCTCGCCTGTAAGTGGAAAGATTGCAAAAATTAATCCGATCATATTTGAATCACCACAGACAATTTTGAAGGATCCATACTTAAATGGCTGGATTATTATGATTGAACCTGAGGATATCGCATCAGAAGTCAAAAACCTTTTGATTGGAAGTGAAGCTTCCAAATGGTTGAAAAACGAGATAAGAAGATTTAGGGAGTTTATAAGCAAAGAAGCGCCAAAATTTTCACCAGCCCTGGAGTTAACACTTGCAGATGGCGGGCTCGTGATAAAGGGAGTCCTTCAAAATGTTGACGCTAAAACATGGGAAAAATTTGAAAAGGAATTCATTCAGCAATCTTAA
- a CDS encoding two-component system, NtrC family, sensor kinase, producing MKIFQSLAFKLFILIFILILGITGIFSTLIIRWQTQKCLQISMENALKTSDLIKRATHYSMLHNRRDDIYQIIKMLGQQPGIEVIRIYNKRGEITFSTIPHEVGKVMSVESEACNVCHRSGKITVPAEATQLTRIFHSTDGYEVLGAINPIKNEESCYNANCHAHKKEQTILGVFDVMISLKDMRRNIEKLTKIQYASGIAMLLIISIFVLIFIWKFVNIPLRKLTYGTREIMNGNLDFRLDLSSKDEIGLLAESFNKMTERLKQAHEELLNWAKTLEQKVNEKTAELQRAHAYMLQIEKMASLGKLSATVAHELNNPLEGILTYAKLLKRKLQNEKINEDEKEEILNELSIIIDETARCGNIVKNLLLFSKQKVGEFKDEDICQVIKRSVNLISHHLQMNNIKLELDIPENPVFIFCDAQQIEQMLIAMEINSIEAMPDGGTLKIELKEIDSDKIQIKVIDTGVGIPEEILPHIFEPFFTTKKEGKGTGLGLAVVYGIVERHAGKISVESKVNHGTTFTVTLPKKPNINYDEKI from the coding sequence ATGAAAATTTTTCAAAGTTTAGCATTTAAGCTTTTTATCCTTATCTTCATACTCATCTTGGGGATCACGGGTATTTTTTCAACCTTGATCATACGATGGCAGACCCAGAAATGTTTGCAAATATCAATGGAAAATGCCCTTAAAACAAGCGATCTTATTAAAAGAGCTACACACTATAGCATGCTTCACAATCGCAGAGATGATATTTATCAGATAATAAAAATGCTTGGTCAACAACCAGGGATTGAAGTAATAAGGATATACAACAAGCGTGGGGAGATAACATTTTCAACCATACCTCATGAGGTTGGCAAGGTAATGTCTGTTGAAAGCGAAGCTTGCAATGTCTGCCATCGCAGCGGTAAAATAACTGTCCCCGCAGAAGCAACACAACTTACACGCATTTTTCACTCAACCGATGGATATGAAGTCCTTGGGGCTATAAATCCGATAAAAAACGAAGAATCATGTTACAATGCCAATTGCCATGCGCACAAAAAAGAACAAACAATACTTGGCGTCTTTGATGTAATGATCTCACTCAAAGATATGCGAAGGAATATAGAGAAACTTACCAAGATCCAATACGCAAGCGGAATTGCGATGCTTCTTATAATTTCAATTTTTGTTCTCATTTTCATTTGGAAATTTGTTAATATCCCGTTAAGGAAATTAACATACGGAACAAGGGAGATAATGAATGGAAATCTTGATTTCAGACTTGATCTTTCATCAAAGGATGAAATTGGATTGCTCGCCGAATCTTTCAATAAAATGACCGAAAGGCTTAAACAGGCACATGAAGAACTTTTAAACTGGGCTAAAACCCTTGAACAAAAAGTCAATGAGAAGACAGCCGAACTCCAAAGAGCCCATGCTTATATGTTGCAGATTGAAAAAATGGCTTCGCTTGGAAAGCTTTCCGCAACCGTTGCACACGAACTTAATAATCCTCTTGAAGGAATCCTTACATATGCGAAACTTTTAAAAAGAAAACTTCAAAATGAGAAAATTAACGAAGATGAGAAAGAAGAAATTTTGAACGAACTTTCAATAATAATTGATGAAACAGCAAGGTGCGGTAACATAGTTAAAAATCTTCTCCTATTCTCAAAACAAAAGGTCGGGGAATTTAAAGATGAAGATATATGTCAGGTAATAAAAAGAAGTGTTAATTTGATCTCCCATCACCTTCAAATGAATAACATAAAACTTGAACTTGATATTCCTGAAAACCCCGTGTTTATTTTTTGCGATGCTCAACAAATTGAACAAATGCTTATCGCAATGGAGATCAACTCAATTGAGGCAATGCCAGATGGCGGAACCTTAAAAATTGAACTTAAAGAAATTGACAGCGATAAAATTCAAATTAAGGTGATAGATACCGGTGTCGGGATACCTGAAGAAATTCTGCCACACATATTTGAACCATTCTTCACAACAAAAAAAGAAGGTAAAGGAACAGGACTTGGTCTTGCGGTTGTATATGGAATCGTTGAAAGGCATGCGGGTAAAATAAGCGTTGAATCAAAAGTAAATCACGGAACAACATTTACAGTCACATTACCAAAAAAACCAAACATCAACTATGATGAAAAAATTTAG
- a CDS encoding Glycine cleavage system H protein (lipoate-binding): MLEEKNTCQRIVIDIISRFVENLSKLEFPDDRLYTSSYTWVKLEQDFVIVGISSLIVYFFSPIVEFIFLDVPSLVKKRTPCAWTMHRDGIITIRSPVQGELFEINRTLLKNPDIANKDPYFAGWLFKIKTSEKIAGFYNKVEFLNLHHYKVEIFKNELLSLISEFLKSDSFSTLQDGGKIIETLKDLLGVKRYLSLISKIFEIH; this comes from the coding sequence ATGCTTGAAGAGAAAAACACATGTCAACGCATAGTTATTGATATTATTTCACGATTTGTTGAAAATCTCTCAAAGCTTGAATTTCCAGATGATAGACTTTATACAAGTTCGTACACCTGGGTCAAGCTTGAACAAGACTTTGTGATAGTCGGGATAAGTTCTTTAATCGTTTATTTCTTTTCCCCGATTGTTGAGTTTATATTCCTTGATGTTCCTTCACTTGTGAAGAAAAGAACTCCCTGTGCATGGACAATGCACAGGGATGGGATTATAACAATTCGCTCGCCCGTTCAAGGCGAGCTCTTTGAAATAAATAGAACACTGCTAAAAAATCCCGACATCGCAAATAAAGACCCATATTTCGCAGGATGGCTTTTTAAAATAAAAACATCTGAAAAAATAGCTGGATTTTACAATAAAGTTGAATTTTTAAATCTGCACCATTACAAAGTTGAAATCTTTAAAAACGAGCTTCTCTCACTTATCTCCGAATTCCTTAAATCAGATTCATTTTCCACACTTCAAGATGGCGGGAAAATTATTGAAACGCTGAAGGATTTGCTTGGGGTAAAACGATATCTTTCGCTTATAAGCAAAATTTTTGAAATCCATTAA
- a CDS encoding formate dehydrogenase iron-sulfur subunit, whose protein sequence is MKYGILIDVTRCIGCYACEEACAERWGNPTTETHQLSSIQNTAVEDHNGIYVPRLCMHCEKPTCASVCPVGAFQKTKLGPVTYDPSKCLGCRYCMQACPFNIPKYQWNKLNPKVTKCDMCYERIKNGGIPACVEACPAEARTFGTREELIEEAKRRINENPETYYPHIFGLKEAGGTSVLYLADRPMQKLGIKVNLPEVPLSHFTEQIMSKIPNYIFWGGTLLFGIWWITKRRDEVQKLQRKLKEMEENNKKGNEK, encoded by the coding sequence ATGAAATATGGGATTTTAATTGATGTAACCAGATGCATAGGTTGCTATGCTTGTGAGGAAGCGTGCGCTGAAAGATGGGGCAATCCTACTACAGAAACACACCAACTCTCTTCAATTCAAAATACTGCCGTTGAAGATCACAATGGAATTTATGTTCCCCGACTCTGTATGCATTGCGAAAAACCAACCTGTGCATCTGTTTGTCCAGTCGGAGCATTTCAAAAAACAAAACTCGGTCCCGTCACTTATGATCCTTCAAAATGTCTTGGATGCAGATATTGTATGCAAGCATGTCCATTCAATATACCGAAATATCAATGGAATAAATTAAACCCAAAGGTCACCAAGTGTGATATGTGTTATGAAAGGATAAAGAATGGTGGGATCCCAGCCTGTGTTGAAGCATGCCCAGCCGAGGCAAGAACTTTTGGAACAAGGGAAGAACTAATTGAAGAAGCAAAGAGAAGAATTAACGAAAATCCCGAAACATATTATCCGCATATCTTTGGTTTAAAAGAAGCTGGTGGAACTTCAGTGCTTTACCTTGCAGATAGACCTATGCAAAAACTTGGCATAAAAGTTAATTTGCCAGAAGTACCACTTTCTCATTTCACAGAACAAATTATGTCAAAAATTCCTAACTACATCTTTTGGGGTGGGACATTGCTATTTGGAATATGGTGGATAACAAAACGCAGAGATGAGGTTCAAAAACTTCAAAGGAAACTCAAAGAAATGGAAGAAAACAACAAAAAAGGAAATGAGAAATGA
- a CDS encoding Ni/Fe-hydrogenase 2 integral membrane subunit HybB produces MKIKIPKLTFWGSVFWVIVALGIYSTILRFTKGLGAATNLSDNFPWGLWIGFDVLCGVGLAAGGFVMAAAVYIFNLEEYKSILPSAILTAFLGYLLVIIALLYDLGKPWNIWHPIIMWNPESVMFEVAWCVMLYTTVLALEFSPMVFQKFKLEKPQKIIKSLTIPLVVAGVILSTLHQSSLGSLYLIVPEKLYPIWYSSNLPYLFFLSAVAVGPAMVTIESYLSSRAFKREIEIHILSKLAKVTAVALMVYFVLKVEDIINYKLFPYIFSLNYEALMFWLEFILGIIVPIILLTNSRIRSSRKGLFVAQLITVLGFILNRLNVSITALENYTQAGYFPKWTEISVTLFIVALGFASFRLIAKHLPVFPPEVEERKAIAEGFEVIPIKEVFKEQN; encoded by the coding sequence ATGAAAATAAAAATTCCAAAACTTACATTTTGGGGTTCAGTCTTTTGGGTTATAGTAGCACTTGGAATTTACTCAACGATACTTCGCTTCACCAAAGGGCTTGGCGCAGCTACAAATTTAAGCGATAACTTCCCTTGGGGTTTGTGGATTGGCTTTGATGTCCTTTGCGGTGTTGGACTTGCAGCAGGAGGCTTCGTGATGGCAGCCGCCGTTTACATTTTTAACCTTGAAGAATATAAATCAATTCTCCCATCAGCAATCTTAACAGCTTTTCTTGGCTATCTTCTTGTAATTATTGCCCTACTTTACGACCTCGGAAAACCATGGAATATATGGCATCCAATTATAATGTGGAATCCCGAATCTGTTATGTTTGAAGTAGCCTGGTGCGTTATGCTTTACACAACAGTCCTCGCTCTTGAGTTCAGCCCAATGGTCTTTCAAAAATTTAAACTTGAAAAACCCCAAAAAATAATAAAAAGCCTGACAATCCCACTCGTCGTCGCTGGTGTAATCCTTTCCACACTTCATCAATCATCCCTTGGCTCTTTATATCTAATCGTTCCAGAAAAATTATACCCAATTTGGTATTCAAGCAATCTCCCTTATCTTTTCTTCCTCTCTGCAGTTGCAGTTGGACCAGCGATGGTCACAATTGAATCTTATTTAAGCTCAAGAGCCTTCAAAAGAGAAATTGAAATTCATATACTCTCAAAACTTGCAAAGGTTACAGCTGTTGCACTAATGGTTTACTTCGTCCTGAAAGTTGAGGATATAATTAACTATAAACTTTTCCCATACATTTTTAGCCTAAACTATGAAGCATTAATGTTTTGGCTTGAATTCATACTTGGGATAATCGTGCCGATAATCCTTCTTACAAATTCACGCATAAGAAGCAGCAGAAAAGGACTATTTGTTGCACAGCTTATAACTGTGCTTGGTTTCATTCTCAACCGATTAAATGTCAGCATAACCGCACTTGAAAACTATACTCAAGCTGGTTATTTCCCAAAATGGACTGAAATATCCGTGACACTTTTCATTGTTGCGCTTGGATTTGCCTCATTTAGATTAATAGCAAAACATTTGCCTGTATTTCCACCAGAAGTTGAGGAAAGAAAAGCAATTGCCGAAGGTTTTGAAGTTATTCCAATAAAGGAAGTTTTTAAAGAGCAAAATTAA